One window from the genome of Acidihalobacter ferrooxydans encodes:
- a CDS encoding YgaP family membrane protein, with product MSIDRIVFAFAGTVIIVSVLLAHFASGYWLWLTAFVGLNLLQSAFTGLCPLAKILKAIGVKPGEAFH from the coding sequence ATGTCTATCGACCGCATCGTATTCGCCTTCGCCGGCACCGTAATTATCGTGAGCGTACTGCTCGCCCACTTCGCCAGCGGTTACTGGTTGTGGCTGACCGCCTTCGTCGGCCTCAACCTTCTTCAATCCGCGTTCACCGGCTTGTGCCCGCTGGCAAAAATACTTAAAGCTATCGGCGTCAAACCTGGAGAAGCCTTCCACTGA
- a CDS encoding NAD(P)/FAD-dependent oxidoreductase, whose protein sequence is MNRITVIGAGFGALTAARELRRHDRAAEITLIAPRAELIYLPSLIWIPAGLRKAEDLRIDLHAFFTTHRIQHVAARATGLENGGRRVLIDSGAPIDNDGLIIASGSRFIKKLPGIEHAITLCEGIEAAERIRDRLAAMDGGTIALGFGTNPKEPQSVRGGPMFELLFGLDALLRRQGRRDAFKLTFFNGSDRPGARLGEKAVDGLLAEMAKRGIETRLGAKPIRFETDKVVTEAGEFPADLILFMPGMTGPDWAAESGLTLSPGGMIQADAHTRVADVERVYVAGDSGSFPGPDWMPKQAHMADLQAETAAKNLLDELDGRTPSHTFKTELVCIIDTLENGILVYRDTKHTVITPATRLLHWAKRAFEHNYLQRYRKPKPV, encoded by the coding sequence ATGAACCGTATTACCGTCATCGGCGCCGGCTTCGGCGCCCTCACCGCCGCCCGCGAACTGCGCCGCCACGACCGCGCCGCAGAAATCACCCTGATCGCGCCCAGGGCCGAACTCATCTATCTGCCCAGCTTGATCTGGATTCCCGCCGGGCTGCGCAAGGCCGAAGACCTGCGCATCGACCTGCACGCCTTTTTCACGACCCACCGTATCCAGCACGTCGCGGCACGCGCCACCGGGTTGGAGAACGGCGGCCGCCGCGTACTTATCGACAGCGGCGCCCCCATCGACAATGACGGGCTGATCATCGCCAGCGGCAGTCGCTTTATCAAAAAATTGCCCGGCATCGAACACGCCATTACCCTCTGCGAAGGCATCGAAGCCGCCGAGCGCATCCGCGACCGCCTCGCCGCAATGGACGGCGGCACCATCGCCCTCGGCTTCGGCACCAACCCTAAAGAACCCCAGTCCGTACGTGGTGGCCCGATGTTCGAACTGCTGTTCGGCCTCGACGCACTGCTCCGCCGTCAAGGCCGGCGCGACGCATTCAAGCTGACGTTCTTCAACGGCTCCGACCGTCCTGGCGCACGCCTTGGCGAGAAGGCTGTGGACGGCCTGCTGGCCGAGATGGCCAAGCGCGGTATCGAGACACGCCTCGGTGCAAAACCGATCCGTTTCGAGACTGACAAAGTCGTCACCGAAGCGGGCGAATTCCCCGCCGACCTGATCCTGTTCATGCCCGGCATGACCGGCCCGGACTGGGCCGCAGAATCCGGCCTGACGCTCTCGCCCGGCGGCATGATTCAGGCCGACGCACACACGCGCGTAGCGGATGTGGAGCGGGTTTACGTGGCGGGCGATTCAGGCAGCTTTCCCGGCCCCGACTGGATGCCGAAACAAGCCCACATGGCCGATCTGCAAGCCGAGACAGCCGCAAAGAACCTGCTCGACGAACTGGACGGGCGTACGCCATCGCACACCTTCAAGACCGAACTGGTGTGCATCATCGACACGTTGGAAAACGGCATCCTGGTCTACCGCGACACGAAACACACCGTCATCACCCCGGCGACGCGTCTGCTGCACTGGGCCAAGCGCGCTTTCGAGCACAACTACCTGCAACGTTACCGCAAACCAAAACCGGTATAG
- a CDS encoding DUF3644 domain-containing protein, with translation MAKTKRQRRKYLRFLDKSKESAECAIDNFNRAKGPFRTEATLMLLGVAWELLAKAILIQMKKPIKKANSEDTISAEVAVSRLLSEKKIEKHHSDIVQQIISLRNASVHDVLPDIPIEVQHHLMYYACKFYREVVTKHFKGHASDLSQHYLSLSFDEMTTYADKVHKTVSKVRKNDSAKKLVWLLERGIAFDGRKYLTQKQFDAKLKGKSRTLPYLELGMHMKESDMVRIIPVEAPKNYTADLTLRKGSPNDSSLPVVVKRTDPEKDYPYLTSELANIIGKSTQFVAKAAADLGLKGNDKFHQTIRTSRSGKIQRYSEAAKSRLQQKLKKDPAYNPYQS, from the coding sequence ATGGCTAAAACGAAGAGGCAGCGCCGAAAATATTTGCGATTTCTAGATAAATCGAAGGAATCGGCTGAATGTGCAATTGATAATTTTAATCGCGCAAAGGGCCCCTTTCGTACAGAAGCGACCCTTATGCTGCTCGGTGTTGCATGGGAGCTGCTTGCCAAAGCTATTTTGATACAGATGAAGAAGCCGATAAAAAAGGCTAACTCTGAGGATACCATTTCAGCAGAGGTGGCGGTTTCAAGGCTTCTTTCCGAAAAGAAGATTGAAAAGCATCATTCCGATATCGTTCAGCAGATCATTTCTCTGCGAAATGCGTCAGTTCATGATGTGTTGCCTGACATTCCAATTGAAGTACAGCATCATCTTATGTACTACGCATGTAAATTCTATCGAGAGGTGGTAACCAAGCATTTCAAAGGGCATGCATCGGATCTTAGTCAGCACTATTTAAGTCTTTCATTTGATGAGATGACAACTTATGCAGATAAAGTTCATAAAACAGTGTCAAAAGTAAGAAAAAATGACTCTGCAAAAAAGTTGGTCTGGCTATTGGAGCGCGGTATTGCTTTCGATGGACGAAAGTATTTAACTCAAAAGCAATTTGATGCAAAGCTCAAAGGAAAAAGTAGAACATTGCCCTACCTTGAGCTTGGCATGCACATGAAAGAATCAGATATGGTTCGAATAATACCGGTTGAAGCCCCCAAAAATTACACGGCTGATTTGACTTTAAGAAAGGGTAGTCCTAATGATTCTTCGCTACCGGTCGTAGTAAAGCGTACAGATCCTGAAAAGGATTACCCATACCTTACCAGCGAGCTGGCAAATATTATTGGGAAAAGTACTCAATTTGTGGCAAAGGCGGCGGCTGATTTGGGGCTTAAGGGCAACGATAAGTTTCACCAAACTATCAGAACTTCGAGGTCAGGCAAAATTCAGCGTTACAGTGAAGCTGCAAAGTCTAGACTGCAACAAAAATTAAAAAAAGATCCAGCATACAATCCTTATCAGAGCTGA
- a CDS encoding IS3 family transposase (programmed frameshift), which translates to MKKSMRYSPEVRERAVRMVVEHQGEHDSQWAAMASIASKIGCAPETLRKWVRQAEREQGRREGLTTSERERLKALERENRELKRVNEILRTASAFFGPGGARPQTEEMIAYIDGHKDRYGVEPICAVLPIAPSTYYEHKAREAAPERLPPRVKRDQALAVEVRRVWEENFQVYGARKVWRQLNREGIPVARCTVERLMRSQGLRGVVRGRRCRTTIGDAVADRPLDRVNRQFTATRPNQLWVADITFVATWTGFVYVAFVVDVYARRIVGWRVSRSLKTDLVLDALEQALWSRQDTEGLVHHSDRGCQYLSVRYTGRLAEAGIEASVGSRGDSYDNALAETINGLYKAEVIYRKGPWKHMEAVEYATLEWVDWFNHRRLLEPIGNVPPAELEAAYYSQQKESAKAA; encoded by the exons ATGAAGAAGAGTATGAGATATTCCCCGGAAGTACGGGAACGGGCGGTTCGCATGGTGGTCGAACACCAGGGTGAACATGATTCGCAGTGGGCGGCGATGGCCTCGATCGCGTCCAAGATTGGCTGTGCGCCGGAGACACTTCGGAAATGGGTGAGGCAGGCCGAGCGTGAGCAGGGGCGGCGAGAGGGCCTGACGACGTCAGAGCGCGAGCGGCTCAAGGCGTTGGAGCGGGAGAACCGGGAGCTGAAGCGGGTCAACGAGATTCTGCGGACGGCGTCGGCTTTTTTCG GCCCAGGCGGAGCTCGACCGCAAACTGAAGAGATGATCGCCTACATCGACGGTCACAAGGATCGCTACGGGGTCGAGCCGATCTGCGCGGTATTGCCGATCGCCCCGTCGACCTACTACGAACACAAGGCCCGTGAAGCCGCCCCTGAGCGGTTACCGCCGCGTGTGAAACGGGATCAGGCGCTGGCCGTTGAGGTCCGGCGGGTTTGGGAAGAGAACTTCCAGGTGTATGGCGCCCGGAAGGTCTGGCGACAACTGAATCGAGAAGGGATACCGGTAGCCCGCTGCACGGTGGAGCGTCTGATGCGATCGCAGGGACTGCGCGGTGTGGTGCGGGGTCGCCGCTGCCGCACGACGATAGGTGATGCAGTGGCGGACCGTCCGCTGGACCGGGTGAACCGGCAATTTACGGCGACGCGTCCCAATCAGCTGTGGGTGGCGGATATCACCTTCGTGGCCACCTGGACAGGCTTTGTTTATGTAGCGTTCGTCGTGGACGTGTATGCCCGCCGGATCGTGGGCTGGCGCGTGTCGCGCTCGCTCAAGACGGATCTGGTGCTGGATGCGCTGGAGCAGGCGCTATGGTCGCGCCAGGACACGGAGGGTTTGGTGCATCACAGCGACCGAGGTTGCCAGTACCTGTCGGTGCGCTACACCGGGCGGCTGGCTGAGGCCGGTATCGAGGCCTCCGTCGGCAGCCGGGGTGACTCCTACGACAATGCCCTGGCGGAGACGATCAACGGCCTGTACAAGGCCGAGGTCATCTACCGCAAAGGCCCCTGGAAGCACATGGAGGCGGTTGAATACGCCACCCTGGAGTGGGTGGACTGGTTCAACCACCGTCGGTTACTGGAGCCCATCGGCAACGTACCACCGGCGGAGTTGGAGGCGGCATACTATAGCCAACAAAAGGAGTCAGCCAAGGCGGCCTGA
- a CDS encoding helix-turn-helix domain-containing protein, with translation MNTLDLNAAATKLQMSPESLRRKAKAGQIPAAKPGKQWVFLEEDLVDWLRAQYPQRRQARQVTVGGNNPWHFTSEARPGGYVSRPHRESEYAALLGLKTERKHRSITTA, from the coding sequence ATGAATACGTTAGATCTCAATGCAGCAGCCACAAAGCTGCAAATGTCGCCAGAGTCTTTGCGTCGCAAAGCGAAGGCAGGCCAAATCCCCGCTGCCAAGCCTGGCAAACAGTGGGTTTTCCTAGAAGAGGATCTTGTCGATTGGCTGAGGGCTCAGTACCCTCAAAGACGGCAAGCGCGGCAAGTGACTGTGGGAGGTAACAATCCATGGCACTTTACAAGCGAGGCAAGACCTGGTGGGTACGTTTCACGGCCCCATCGGGAGAGCGAGTACGCAGCTCTGCTAGGACTCAAAACCGAACGGAAGCACAGGAGTATCACGACAGCCTGA
- a CDS encoding ATP-binding protein: MADAILDRLLHRAHRITMTGDSMRKRQADLTDRDRKD, translated from the coding sequence CTGGCGGACGCCATCCTCGACCGCCTGCTGCACCGTGCACACCGCATCACGATGACCGGCGACTCGATGCGCAAGCGACAAGCCGATTTGACGGATCGTGACCGAAAGGACTAA
- a CDS encoding oxidative damage protection protein: MTRMVQCVYLNKEAEGLDRPPYPGELGKRIWQQISKEAWQAWVSHQTMLINEYRLSPVDPKARKFLEEEMDKFLFGGETTKPEGYVPPGGA, encoded by the coding sequence ATGACGCGTATGGTGCAATGTGTTTATCTGAACAAGGAAGCCGAGGGGCTCGACCGCCCTCCGTATCCGGGTGAGCTTGGCAAGCGCATTTGGCAGCAAATATCCAAGGAGGCCTGGCAGGCATGGGTGAGTCATCAAACCATGCTCATCAACGAATATCGGCTCAGCCCGGTCGATCCCAAGGCGCGAAAATTTCTCGAAGAAGAGATGGATAAGTTCCTCTTCGGGGGTGAAACAACCAAGCCGGAAGGTTACGTGCCGCCGGGAGGGGCTTGA
- the mutY gene encoding A/G-specific adenine glycosylase: MSADAFSRRVLAWWRDNGRKDLPWQHQPTPYRVWVSEIMLQQTQVATVIPYFERFMAQFPNVRMLASAPLDDVLRHWSGLGYYARARNLHKAAQRIVAQHAGDVPDDLDALCALPGIGRSTAGAILSLACGQAQPILDGNVKRVLCRYYGVEGWAGTNAVLRQLWRLAERHTPEREAGSYTQAMMDLGATLCTRAQPACGQCPLAADCVARRTGRQRELPTPRPRRELPEREAWFLLLRDAEGRLLLEHRPPSGLWGGLWSFPEVSSRVEADAWLERAAGAGGVWQELEAFTHTFSHFRLRIHPLLADTETLVASGVKDGPQVWYKPGLSPPGGIAAPVAQLAHALQVQSKSDSQE, from the coding sequence ATGAGTGCCGACGCTTTCAGCCGGCGGGTGCTTGCCTGGTGGCGCGATAATGGTCGCAAGGATCTGCCCTGGCAGCATCAGCCCACGCCCTATCGCGTCTGGGTGTCGGAAATCATGTTGCAGCAGACCCAGGTTGCCACCGTGATCCCATATTTCGAGCGGTTCATGGCGCAATTTCCGAATGTCCGGATGTTGGCCAGCGCACCGCTCGACGATGTTCTCCGCCACTGGTCCGGCCTTGGCTACTATGCCCGTGCACGCAACCTGCACAAGGCCGCACAGAGGATCGTGGCGCAGCATGCGGGCGACGTGCCGGATGACCTGGATGCCCTGTGCGCTTTGCCCGGCATCGGCCGCTCCACCGCCGGCGCCATTCTGTCGCTCGCCTGTGGTCAGGCCCAGCCGATTCTCGATGGTAACGTCAAACGCGTATTGTGCCGTTACTACGGTGTTGAAGGCTGGGCCGGTACAAACGCTGTCCTGCGCCAGTTGTGGCGTTTGGCCGAACGCCATACGCCGGAACGCGAGGCCGGGTCGTATACGCAGGCGATGATGGATCTTGGCGCGACGTTATGCACCCGTGCTCAACCCGCCTGCGGACAGTGCCCGTTGGCCGCAGATTGCGTCGCGCGTCGGACGGGAAGGCAACGCGAATTACCCACCCCGCGCCCGCGGCGCGAGTTGCCCGAGCGCGAAGCCTGGTTCCTCTTATTGAGGGATGCCGAGGGGCGCCTTTTGCTGGAACACCGCCCACCCAGTGGTCTATGGGGCGGTTTGTGGAGTTTTCCGGAAGTATCCTCGCGCGTTGAGGCCGATGCCTGGCTGGAGCGTGCTGCAGGTGCGGGAGGCGTTTGGCAGGAGCTCGAAGCTTTCACGCACACCTTCAGTCATTTCAGACTACGCATCCACCCGTTGCTGGCAGATACGGAAACCCTTGTCGCTTCTGGGGTGAAAGACGGGCCCCAGGTCTGGTATAAACCCGGTCTGTCGCCACCGGGCGGTATCGCCGCGCCAGTGGCTCAGTTAGCCCACGCTCTGCAGGTGCAGTCGAAATCGGATTCTCAGGAGTAA